A window of Rubricoccus marinus contains these coding sequences:
- a CDS encoding endonuclease/exonuclease/phosphatase family protein, with translation MRLAVLSLVLVLAGCSSTAPLEAQPAPASGADPVRAAQALLPGYAYPTGDTVRVATFNLEHFVDLYDNPYIRNAREDAPDAAALRQRHGLFADALRAMDADVIALQEVEGEGLIRSLVDSLVPEMGYRFVASADDADWYQNVVVISRLPLGPLTTFADAVTPIPGSTDDENRPEATDMVNHRLFAVEVYARPDYSFTLAAAHLKAGGGERNEAWRSASAALLHAWLGQRYGARAAQANVLLAGDLNSIPGTASFGALLNAEGALGPVRLQDPLAGTGQLSHPSDDPQRRLDHVLVSAGAAPEAVSAEVMAPIASPQRLSDHLPVVLTLIARDR, from the coding sequence ATGCGTCTCGCCGTTCTCTCGCTCGTCCTCGTCCTCGCGGGCTGCTCCTCTACCGCCCCTCTAGAGGCGCAGCCCGCTCCGGCCTCTGGCGCCGATCCTGTGCGCGCGGCGCAGGCGCTGCTCCCCGGCTACGCCTATCCCACTGGCGATACGGTCCGCGTCGCGACGTTCAACCTGGAGCACTTCGTCGACCTCTACGACAACCCGTACATCCGCAACGCCCGCGAGGACGCGCCCGACGCCGCGGCCCTGCGCCAGAGGCACGGCCTTTTCGCCGACGCGCTCCGCGCGATGGACGCCGACGTGATCGCGCTGCAGGAAGTGGAGGGCGAGGGGCTGATCCGCTCGCTCGTGGACAGCCTCGTCCCGGAGATGGGCTATCGCTTTGTCGCCTCGGCGGATGACGCCGACTGGTACCAGAACGTGGTCGTCATCAGCCGCCTCCCGCTCGGCCCGCTCACGACGTTCGCCGACGCCGTCACGCCCATCCCAGGCTCCACCGACGATGAGAACCGCCCGGAGGCGACGGACATGGTCAACCACCGGCTGTTCGCGGTCGAGGTGTACGCGCGGCCGGACTACAGCTTTACGCTGGCGGCGGCTCACCTGAAGGCGGGCGGTGGCGAGCGCAACGAGGCTTGGCGCTCGGCGAGTGCGGCGCTGCTCCACGCGTGGCTGGGCCAGCGGTACGGCGCGCGGGCGGCCCAGGCCAACGTGCTCCTCGCGGGCGACCTCAACTCGATCCCCGGCACCGCCTCCTTCGGGGCGTTGCTCAACGCCGAGGGCGCGCTCGGGCCGGTGCGGCTCCAAGACCCTCTGGCAGGGACCGGGCAGCTCTCGCACCCGTCGGACGATCCGCAGCGCCGCTTGGATCACGTGCTCGTGAGTGCGGGCGCGGCGCCAGAGGCCGTAAGTGCGGAGGTGATGGCGCCCATCGCCTCGCCCCAGCGGCTCTCGGATCACCTCCCGGTCGTGCTCACGCTCATCGCGCGGGACCGCTAA